From Leptotrichia wadei, one genomic window encodes:
- a CDS encoding site-2 protease family protein, which yields MKKLKDYYDRFKNLNPQYSGIKLGIIVAVVVYFIARIFFVVEISRDMIISLAVFVISMTFHEVAHGYVAYKFGDNTAKMNGRITLNPLRHIDLTGILLPILILLSGFKFLVGWAKPVPVNFDNLRPHRLGLFCVAIAGIVVNFIIAAVSLLLLKYLGKHLDIENIFMTILLYTYLINLLLGMFNLIPITPLDGGRIIYSFSGEKVRKFYNKIEKYGILIIFAIVYFGSRTLMNGFIAIVEFFLKLAGIQLNLMF from the coding sequence GTGAAAAAATTAAAAGACTATTATGACAGGTTTAAGAATTTGAATCCGCAGTATTCGGGAATAAAATTGGGGATTATTGTTGCAGTTGTTGTTTATTTTATTGCAAGAATTTTTTTTGTGGTGGAAATTTCAAGGGATATGATAATTTCACTTGCTGTTTTTGTAATATCAATGACTTTTCATGAGGTGGCACATGGATATGTGGCTTATAAATTTGGGGATAATACGGCAAAAATGAATGGGAGAATAACTCTGAATCCTTTAAGGCACATTGACTTGACGGGAATACTTTTGCCTATTTTAATACTTTTGAGTGGATTTAAGTTTTTGGTAGGCTGGGCAAAGCCTGTTCCAGTAAATTTTGATAATCTAAGACCGCATCGGCTTGGATTATTTTGTGTTGCGATAGCTGGGATAGTTGTAAACTTTATTATTGCTGCAGTTTCACTTCTTTTATTGAAATATCTTGGAAAACATTTGGATATTGAAAATATCTTTATGACAATTCTGCTTTATACGTATCTAATAAATTTACTGCTTGGTATGTTTAACTTAATACCAATAACACCTTTGGATGGCGGAAGAATAATTTATTCTTTTTCTGGTGAAAAAGTGAGAAAATTTTACAATAAAATCGAAAAATACGGAATTTTAATTATATTTGCAATAGTTTACTTTGGAAGTAGAACTTTAATGAATGGATTTATAGCGATTGTGGAGTTCTTTTTGAAGTTAGCAGGGATTCAGTTAAATTTAATGTTTTAA
- a CDS encoding L-aspartate oxidase, whose product MKAENYDVVIIGSGVAALICALTLDDSINICLITKKKLRDSNSYLAQGGISVCRGKEDREDYIEDTLIAGHYKNDRKAVEILVDESEEAVKTLIEMGVKFTGDKKGLFYTREGGHRKFRILYCEDRTGKYIMESLIKKVLEKKNIKTIENCEFLDIVEENNTCLGIVAKNKEIFSIRSKFTVLATGGIGGIYKNTTNFSHIRGDGIAAAIRHNIELKDISYVQIHPTTFYTKDNERKFLISESVRGEGAVLLNQKLQRFTDELKPRDEVTRAILEEMKKDKSEYEWLDFSTIKLDIEKRFPNIYKQLIKKDINVLKDKVPVVPAQHYTMGGIKVNMDSKTSMKNLYAVGEVACTGVHGQNRLASNSLLESVVFGKRAAHSINVENNVSNYNNVTVDNAFKNIEKEVFEIENKIKENKNIIEQRIKEDEFEKNR is encoded by the coding sequence ATGAAAGCTGAAAATTACGATGTAGTTATAATTGGTTCTGGAGTTGCAGCATTGATTTGTGCTTTGACATTAGATGACAGTATAAATATATGCTTAATAACAAAAAAGAAACTTAGAGACAGCAATTCTTATCTTGCACAGGGTGGAATATCTGTTTGCAGGGGAAAAGAGGATAGAGAAGACTATATTGAAGATACTTTAATTGCAGGTCATTATAAAAATGACAGAAAAGCAGTCGAAATATTAGTTGATGAATCAGAAGAAGCTGTAAAGACTTTGATTGAAATGGGAGTAAAATTTACAGGTGATAAAAAAGGTCTTTTTTATACAAGAGAAGGAGGACATAGAAAATTTAGAATTTTATATTGTGAAGATCGAACTGGTAAGTACATAATGGAAAGCCTTATAAAAAAAGTTTTGGAAAAAAAGAACATAAAAACAATAGAAAATTGTGAATTTTTAGATATAGTTGAAGAAAATAATACTTGTCTTGGTATTGTAGCCAAAAATAAAGAAATATTTTCCATAAGATCTAAATTCACAGTTTTAGCAACAGGAGGGATAGGCGGAATATATAAGAATACTACAAATTTTTCTCATATAAGAGGAGATGGAATAGCGGCAGCTATCAGACATAATATAGAATTAAAGGATATTTCATATGTTCAAATACATCCAACGACATTTTATACAAAAGATAATGAAAGGAAATTTTTGATTTCGGAATCAGTAAGAGGGGAAGGAGCGGTACTTTTAAATCAGAAATTGCAAAGATTTACAGATGAGTTAAAACCTAGGGATGAAGTTACGAGAGCAATACTGGAAGAAATGAAAAAAGACAAATCTGAATATGAATGGTTGGATTTTAGCACAATAAAATTAGACATTGAAAAAAGATTTCCAAATATTTATAAACAATTAATAAAAAAAGATATAAATGTATTGAAAGATAAAGTTCCAGTAGTTCCTGCTCAGCATTATACAATGGGAGGAATCAAGGTTAATATGGATTCAAAAACTTCAATGAAAAATTTGTATGCTGTTGGTGAAGTTGCCTGTACGGGTGTTCATGGGCAAAACAGGCTTGCAAGCAACTCGTTATTAGAAAGTGTTGTGTTTGGAAAAAGAGCAGCCCATTCGATTAATGTTGAAAATAACGTCTCTAATTATAATAATGTGACAGTAGATAATGCATTTAAAAATATTGAAAAAGAAGTTTTTGAAATAGAAAATAAAATAAAAGAAAATAAAAATATTATAGAGCAAAGGATAAAAGAAGATGAGTTTGAGAAAAATAGATAA
- a CDS encoding bifunctional metallophosphatase/5'-nucleotidase, which yields MSMKNIDACLGKKENKREVNIKILGTSDVHGRVLAWNYGADEEDRSGSYAQISTLVKKIRKENKNVILVEVGDAIQDNWIEKFAMVPKHPVPQILNYMGYDVFVPGNHEFNFGMPTLSNILRDMKFNKLAANLYYNENAENDTNFSKNKKRYLNASVIIERDGIKIGVIGLSTPMSAQFEEDTGYLKDFYFVSPINETRRQIEKLKSEGANAIVVVAHMGIENENNIPETGVRDLANAVSEIDVIVAGHMHQNVPKEIINGVLITEPHRYGTFVSEVDLKFEIENGKISLISKDSTTVPVKDEEPDPEIEKIYKPFHNRLCKIANEKVGETLNDMVPKGKFHGVSAAFAKDTGLSSFITDVELYYSGADVVSFAYNYENVRLNKGEIRRKDIVYNYRYAGGDVTIYKMTGKQLKDYMEWAADYFDTIQPGDTEYRYNDERAGRKYVTFDIFGGVKYKIDLRNEKGKKITNLMLVNGKKITSEMELKVGMNAYRFEQLARKGGIFDGQEIPVLWASKEAIGEIDGTIQNMMIDYIKNVKNGIIEGKSHNNWEIIGL from the coding sequence ATGTCAATGAAAAATATTGATGCTTGCTTAGGAAAAAAAGAAAATAAAAGGGAAGTGAATATAAAAATACTTGGAACGAGTGATGTGCATGGAAGAGTGTTGGCTTGGAACTATGGAGCAGATGAGGAAGACAGGTCAGGTTCTTATGCACAGATTTCAACATTGGTAAAAAAAATTAGGAAAGAAAATAAAAATGTGATTTTAGTGGAAGTTGGGGATGCGATACAGGATAACTGGATAGAAAAATTTGCGATGGTTCCAAAGCATCCTGTACCACAAATTTTAAATTACATGGGATATGATGTCTTTGTACCTGGAAATCACGAATTTAACTTTGGAATGCCAACTTTGTCAAATATTTTAAGGGATATGAAATTTAATAAATTGGCAGCTAATTTATATTACAATGAAAATGCCGAAAATGACACTAATTTTTCAAAAAATAAAAAAAGATATTTAAATGCTTCTGTAATCATTGAAAGAGATGGCATAAAAATAGGAGTTATTGGATTGTCAACTCCAATGTCGGCACAGTTTGAAGAAGATACAGGCTACTTGAAGGATTTTTACTTTGTATCGCCTATAAATGAAACTAGAAGGCAAATAGAAAAATTAAAATCTGAAGGGGCAAATGCGATTGTCGTAGTGGCTCACATGGGAATTGAAAACGAAAATAACATTCCAGAAACTGGAGTAAGGGATTTGGCAAATGCTGTATCTGAAATAGATGTAATTGTTGCAGGGCACATGCATCAGAATGTTCCAAAGGAAATAATTAACGGTGTTTTAATTACAGAGCCTCATAGATACGGCACTTTTGTTTCAGAAGTCGATTTAAAATTTGAAATTGAAAATGGAAAAATCAGTTTAATAAGCAAGGATTCGACAACTGTTCCTGTAAAAGATGAGGAGCCTGATCCAGAAATAGAAAAAATTTACAAGCCTTTTCATAACAGACTTTGTAAAATTGCAAATGAAAAAGTGGGAGAAACTTTAAATGATATGGTGCCAAAAGGGAAATTTCACGGTGTGTCGGCAGCTTTTGCCAAAGATACTGGGCTGTCTTCGTTTATAACGGATGTAGAACTTTATTACAGTGGGGCAGACGTGGTTTCATTTGCATATAATTATGAAAATGTAAGGCTTAATAAGGGGGAAATTAGGAGAAAAGACATAGTTTACAATTACAGATATGCAGGCGGAGATGTTACAATTTATAAAATGACAGGAAAGCAGCTGAAAGATTATATGGAATGGGCTGCTGACTATTTTGACACGATACAGCCTGGAGATACGGAATATCGGTATAATGATGAACGTGCTGGAAGAAAATATGTGACTTTTGATATTTTTGGTGGAGTGAAGTATAAAATTGACTTGAGAAATGAGAAAGGTAAAAAAATTACCAATTTAATGCTTGTAAATGGAAAAAAGATAACTTCTGAAATGGAACTTAAAGTTGGAATGAATGCTTACAGATTTGAGCAGCTGGCAAGAAAGGGCGGAATTTTTGATGGGCAGGAAATTCCAGTGTTATGGGCATCTAAGGAGGCAATTGGGGAAATTGATGGAACTATTCAAAATATGATGATTGATTATATAAAAAATGTGAAAAATGGCATAATAGAAGGGAAAAGTCATAATAATTGGGAAATTATAGGGCTGTAA
- the nadN gene encoding NAD nucleotidase, translated as MKKLLLLGLVLALLPAANLEAKTIKKAAGKNSQSTFELNVAHINDHHSHLEEEKMPIKLDGKTVTVHIGGLPRVGQEIKNFRKNNKNTLVVHAGDAVTGTLYYTLFEGKADAELMNAINFDAYTLGNHEFDDGNKFLRSFLDALKIPVVSSNVVPDKGSILEGKWKPYIIKNIGGQNVGIIGIDVVKKTKESSSPGEDIKFLDEVETAKKYAKELQDKGINKIVLLSHAGYEKNVEIGQKVDGIDLIISGDTHYLLGKEFEQFGLVPEADSYPKKVNSPNGNPVYIAEAWNYSYLLGEMKAKFDKNGVITELTPAPKLLIGDDFFEVKDADGKAVQLDEKEKSKILNSIKNNKNIVAIKNDPALSKLLERYQKEKTELGKRTIGKITEEIPGGSDNRVPSEHNKDGSFATTLVAESVLHKLRNTGTGNVDFVIGNAGNVRITLNPGDFSYDLAYSLLPFTSNTVFITDVTGAEVKQILEDAIDYVLNGGSTGAFPYGAGIRYEATKEGTLGTRVKKIEVFDFKANKWIPIDAKKTYMLAVNSYIAKGKDGYTTLGKITAQKRGNDTHLSDTKMFIDYLKEKKELGKPKSTNVIFKY; from the coding sequence ATGAAAAAGTTACTTTTATTAGGTTTAGTATTGGCATTACTGCCAGCGGCAAATTTAGAGGCAAAAACTATTAAAAAAGCAGCTGGGAAAAATTCTCAAAGTACATTTGAGTTAAATGTTGCTCATATTAATGACCATCACTCACATCTGGAAGAAGAAAAAATGCCAATTAAGCTGGATGGAAAAACAGTTACGGTGCATATTGGTGGATTACCTAGAGTAGGACAGGAAATTAAGAATTTTAGGAAAAATAATAAAAATACTCTTGTGGTTCATGCAGGTGATGCTGTGACAGGAACTCTCTATTATACGTTATTTGAGGGGAAAGCAGATGCCGAACTTATGAATGCGATTAATTTTGATGCCTATACTTTGGGAAATCATGAATTTGATGATGGGAATAAATTTTTGAGATCATTTTTGGATGCTTTAAAAATACCAGTAGTTTCATCTAATGTTGTGCCTGATAAGGGAAGCATACTGGAAGGTAAATGGAAGCCTTATATTATAAAAAATATTGGTGGACAAAATGTGGGAATTATTGGGATAGATGTTGTGAAAAAAACGAAGGAGTCTTCTAGTCCAGGAGAAGATATTAAATTTTTAGATGAAGTTGAAACAGCCAAAAAATATGCAAAGGAACTTCAAGATAAGGGAATAAATAAAATAGTGCTGTTATCTCACGCAGGATATGAAAAAAATGTGGAAATTGGGCAAAAAGTTGATGGAATTGACTTGATTATATCAGGAGATACGCATTACTTGCTAGGAAAGGAATTTGAGCAGTTTGGACTAGTTCCTGAAGCTGACAGTTATCCGAAAAAAGTAAATTCACCTAATGGAAATCCTGTCTACATTGCAGAAGCGTGGAATTATTCATATTTGCTTGGTGAAATGAAGGCAAAATTTGATAAGAATGGAGTGATTACAGAACTAACCCCTGCACCAAAACTGCTAATTGGAGATGACTTTTTTGAAGTGAAGGATGCCGATGGTAAAGCTGTTCAGCTTGATGAAAAGGAAAAAAGCAAGATTTTAAATTCAATAAAAAATAATAAAAATATAGTTGCCATAAAAAATGATCCAGCTTTGTCAAAACTTCTGGAAAGATACCAAAAGGAAAAAACAGAACTTGGAAAACGTACAATTGGTAAAATTACTGAAGAAATTCCAGGAGGTTCAGATAACAGAGTGCCAAGCGAACATAATAAAGACGGTTCATTTGCAACAACTCTTGTAGCAGAATCTGTTTTGCATAAATTAAGAAATACAGGGACTGGAAATGTTGATTTTGTAATTGGAAATGCAGGAAATGTAAGAATTACGCTAAATCCTGGAGATTTTTCATACGATTTGGCATATTCATTATTGCCGTTTACTTCAAACACAGTATTTATAACAGATGTTACAGGTGCAGAAGTAAAGCAAATTTTGGAAGATGCGATTGATTATGTATTAAATGGCGGATCAACAGGAGCTTTCCCTTATGGTGCGGGAATTAGATATGAAGCAACAAAGGAAGGGACTCTTGGAACAAGAGTTAAAAAAATAGAAGTATTTGACTTTAAAGCAAATAAATGGATACCAATTGATGCTAAAAAAACTTATATGCTAGCCGTAAATTCGTATATTGCCAAAGGAAAAGACGGATATACAACATTAGGAAAAATCACGGCTCAAAAAAGAGGAAACGATACTCATTTAAGCGATACAAAGATGTTTATTGATTATTTGAAGGAGAAAAAAGAGCTTGGAAAACCAAAATCTACAAATGTAATTTTTAAATATTAA
- a CDS encoding MazG nucleotide pyrophosphohydrolase domain-containing protein, translating into MKRNAEDMTLKEVQYLIKRIEKGTLDESRDKENLQQKRENGQRLVLKLIEEFGELAENIRKNVRFDGENIKGTIEEEVFDVFYYVIAIANDYGIDLEKIFYIKDELNKVKYGREFSIYEAREKWKNMMENKKNKKEEGK; encoded by the coding sequence ATGAAACGTAATGCTGAAGATATGACGCTTAAGGAAGTCCAGTATCTGATTAAAAGAATAGAAAAAGGAACTTTGGATGAAAGCAGGGATAAGGAAAATTTACAGCAAAAAAGAGAAAATGGACAAAGATTAGTTTTAAAATTAATTGAAGAGTTTGGGGAACTGGCTGAAAATATTAGGAAAAATGTGAGATTTGATGGGGAAAATATAAAAGGGACAATTGAAGAGGAAGTGTTTGATGTTTTTTACTATGTTATTGCGATTGCGAATGACTATGGGATTGATTTGGAAAAAATCTTTTACATAAAAGATGAATTGAATAAAGTGAAATATGGAAGGGAATTTTCAATTTATGAAGCTCGGGAAAAATGGAAAAATATGATGGAAAATAAAAAAAATAAAAAAGAAGAGGGAAAATAA
- the map gene encoding type I methionyl aminopeptidase: MIIYKTLDEIKKIKKANEIIARLFEDVLPKYVKAGISTYELDQIAEDYIRSQGAIPGTKGYDIGSPYPPYPAATCISVNEVVVHGIPSKKQILKEGDILTIDTVTVLDGYFGDSAITYAVGEIDETSKKLMEVTEKARAIGIEAAHAGNRIGDIGHAIQEYVESFGFSLVRDFAGHGVGKEMHEDPIIPNYGRAGTGAKIENGMVITVEPMVNVGTYKVKILPDMWTAVTKDGKRSAQYEHSFAIIDGKPVILSVRD, translated from the coding sequence ATGATAATTTACAAAACATTAGATGAAATAAAAAAAATAAAAAAAGCTAATGAAATAATCGCAAGACTTTTTGAAGATGTATTGCCGAAATATGTAAAGGCTGGAATAAGCACTTATGAACTTGATCAAATAGCAGAAGATTATATTAGAAGCCAAGGGGCAATCCCAGGAACAAAGGGATATGACATAGGAAGTCCATATCCTCCATATCCAGCTGCAACTTGTATTTCTGTAAATGAAGTTGTGGTACACGGTATTCCTAGCAAAAAGCAAATTTTAAAAGAAGGGGATATTTTGACAATTGACACAGTAACAGTGCTTGATGGATATTTTGGAGATTCTGCAATTACTTATGCTGTTGGAGAAATTGATGAAACTTCTAAAAAATTGATGGAAGTTACTGAAAAGGCAAGAGCTATTGGAATTGAAGCTGCACATGCTGGAAATAGAATTGGCGACATTGGGCATGCTATTCAAGAATATGTGGAAAGTTTTGGATTCTCACTTGTAAGGGATTTTGCAGGACACGGAGTTGGAAAGGAAATGCACGAAGATCCAATTATTCCAAATTATGGAAGAGCTGGAACTGGAGCTAAAATTGAAAACGGAATGGTAATTACAGTTGAGCCAATGGTAAACGTTGGAACTTATAAAGTGAAGATATTGCCTGATATGTGGACTGCCGTTACAAAAGATGGAAAACGTTCAGCCCAATATGAACACAGTTTTGCCATTATTGATGGAAAGCCTGTAATTTTAAGTGTAAGAGATTAA
- a CDS encoding DUF1304 domain-containing protein: MSILAFILILFVAMEHYYILILEMYLNESKSIQKNFGLELDFLKDERVKKMLANQGLYNGFLASGLMWSLTESGEFQFQIAIFFLICIICAAIYGSVTVSKKIFLLQGIPALMAFILLLLPLIIS, from the coding sequence TTGAGCATACTGGCATTCATATTAATATTATTCGTGGCAATGGAGCATTATTACATATTAATTCTTGAAATGTACCTGAACGAAAGCAAATCCATCCAAAAAAACTTTGGATTGGAACTAGACTTTCTAAAAGATGAACGTGTAAAAAAAATGCTGGCAAATCAAGGGCTGTACAACGGTTTTCTTGCCTCAGGATTAATGTGGAGTTTAACCGAAAGCGGAGAATTTCAATTTCAAATTGCAATTTTCTTCCTGATTTGTATTATCTGTGCAGCAATCTACGGTTCTGTAACAGTTTCAAAAAAAATCTTTTTATTGCAGGGAATACCTGCATTAATGGCTTTTATTTTATTATTATTGCCATTGATAATTTCATAA
- a CDS encoding adenylate kinase, producing MNIVLFGAPGAGKGTQAKELIKKYEIPQISTGDILRAAIANKTPLGLEAKKLMDEGKLVSDNIVNGLVEARLKEDDCKKGFILDGFPRTVAQAEELDKILAKSNREIEKVIALEVSDEEIIERITGRRVSKKTGKIYHIKYNPPVDENPEDLEQRADDNEETVKKRLAVYNEQTAPVLDFYKKQNKVYSVDGAKKLEEITKDIIDILEK from the coding sequence ATGAATATAGTATTATTTGGAGCACCTGGAGCAGGAAAAGGGACTCAAGCAAAAGAATTAATTAAAAAATATGAAATTCCTCAAATTTCAACTGGAGACATTTTAAGAGCGGCAATCGCTAATAAAACTCCACTTGGACTGGAAGCAAAAAAATTGATGGATGAAGGAAAATTGGTTTCAGACAACATCGTAAATGGACTTGTAGAAGCAAGACTTAAAGAAGATGACTGTAAAAAAGGGTTCATTTTGGATGGATTTCCAAGAACTGTGGCTCAGGCTGAAGAACTTGATAAAATTTTAGCAAAATCAAATAGAGAAATTGAAAAAGTAATTGCACTTGAAGTAAGTGATGAAGAAATAATCGAAAGAATTACAGGAAGAAGAGTTTCTAAAAAAACTGGTAAAATCTATCACATAAAATATAATCCGCCAGTTGACGAAAATCCAGAAGATTTGGAACAAAGAGCAGATGATAACGAAGAAACAGTTAAAAAAAGATTGGCAGTTTATAACGAACAAACAGCGCCAGTATTGGATTTTTACAAAAAGCAAAATAAAGTTTACAGCGTAGATGGTGCAAAAAAACTGGAAGAAATCACAAAAGATATAATTGATATTTTGGAAAAATAA
- the nadC gene encoding carboxylating nicotinate-nucleotide diphosphorylase, protein MSLRKIDKFQMDNSIKLALKEDITSEDVSTNAIYKDDRLAEISLYSKGEGILAGLDVFRRVFELNGSPVFTEYKKDGDEVFKKDLILKIRDDVKALLSSERVALNYLQRMSGIATYTKKMIEALDDKNIYLLDTRKTVPNMRIFEKYAVVAGGGYNHRYNLSDAIMLKDNHISAAGSITKAIKLAREYSPFIKKIEIEVEDLEGVEEAVRAGADIIMLDNMDIETIKKAIKVIGKKAIIECSGNIDINNINRFKGLEIDYVSSGAITHSAKILDLSLKNLRYIE, encoded by the coding sequence ATGAGTTTGAGAAAAATAGATAAATTTCAAATGGATAATTCAATCAAATTAGCATTAAAAGAGGATATTACTTCAGAAGATGTAAGTACAAATGCAATTTATAAGGATGATAGACTGGCGGAAATTTCTTTATATTCCAAGGGAGAAGGTATTTTGGCGGGACTTGATGTATTTAGAAGAGTTTTTGAGTTAAATGGTTCTCCTGTTTTTACTGAATATAAAAAGGATGGGGATGAAGTTTTTAAAAAAGATCTGATACTAAAGATAAGAGATGATGTAAAAGCATTGCTTTCTTCTGAAAGAGTAGCTTTAAATTATTTGCAAAGAATGAGTGGAATTGCAACTTATACAAAAAAAATGATAGAAGCACTGGACGATAAGAATATATATTTACTAGATACAAGAAAAACTGTTCCGAATATGAGAATATTTGAAAAGTACGCAGTTGTAGCTGGTGGAGGGTATAACCACAGATATAATCTTTCTGATGCGATAATGTTAAAAGACAATCATATAAGTGCCGCTGGTTCAATAACAAAAGCTATAAAACTTGCTAGAGAATATTCTCCTTTTATTAAAAAAATTGAAATAGAAGTTGAAGATTTAGAAGGGGTAGAAGAGGCAGTTAGAGCTGGAGCAGATATAATTATGCTTGACAATATGGATATAGAAACTATCAAAAAGGCCATAAAAGTTATAGGAAAGAAAGCTATAATAGAATGTTCTGGAAATATAGACATTAATAATATAAATCGCTTTAAAGGATTGGAGATTGATTATGTTTCAAGTGGAGCTATAACACATTCAGCTAAAATTTTAGATTTAAGTCTAAAAAATTTGAGGTATATAGAATAA
- the nadA gene encoding quinolinate synthase NadA, translating into MKERIKKLQKEKDVAILAHYYVDGDVQEIADYVGDSFYLAKTATKLKNKTIIMAGVYFMGESIKILNPEKTVYMVDIYADCPMAHMITIKKIKEMREKYSDLSVVCYINSTAEIKAHCDVCITSSNALKIVSKLKEKNIFIVPDGNLASYIAKQVKNKNIILNEGYCCVHNLVHLENVKKLKEEYPNAKVLAHPECKEEILKLADYIGSTSGIIAEALKEGDEFIIVTERGIRFEIYKKAPDKKLHFADTLICRSMKKNTLEKIEKILTEGGDELKVDDEIAKKALIPLERMLELAGD; encoded by the coding sequence ATGAAAGAGAGAATAAAAAAATTACAAAAAGAAAAAGATGTGGCGATTTTAGCTCATTATTATGTAGATGGAGATGTACAGGAGATTGCTGACTATGTTGGAGATTCTTTTTATTTAGCTAAGACTGCGACAAAGCTGAAAAATAAGACAATAATAATGGCAGGAGTATATTTTATGGGTGAAAGTATAAAAATTTTAAATCCAGAAAAAACAGTGTATATGGTTGATATTTATGCTGACTGTCCTATGGCACATATGATAACTATAAAAAAAATAAAAGAAATGAGAGAAAAGTATAGCGATTTGTCGGTAGTATGCTATATAAATTCAACAGCTGAAATTAAAGCACATTGTGATGTCTGTATAACTTCATCCAATGCACTTAAAATTGTAAGTAAATTAAAAGAAAAAAATATCTTCATAGTTCCTGATGGAAATTTAGCCTCATATATTGCAAAACAAGTAAAAAATAAAAATATTATTTTAAATGAAGGTTATTGTTGTGTACATAATTTAGTGCATTTGGAAAATGTAAAGAAATTAAAAGAAGAATATCCCAATGCAAAAGTTTTGGCTCATCCAGAATGTAAGGAAGAAATTTTAAAATTAGCAGACTATATCGGGAGTACAAGCGGAATAATCGCCGAGGCTTTAAAAGAGGGAGATGAATTTATAATTGTAACTGAAAGAGGAATTAGATTTGAAATATATAAGAAAGCTCCTGATAAGAAATTGCATTTTGCAGATACTTTGATATGCAGAAGTATGAAGAAAAATACCTTGGAGAAAATTGAAAAAATTTTGACGGAAGGTGGAGATGAACTGAAAGTTGATGATGAAATAGCTAAAAAAGCTCTAATTCCTTTGGAAAGAATGTTAGAATTGGCAGGGGATTGA